The genomic DNA ACGGACGCGTCATCGGCATCAACTCTTCGGTGTACACCCCGACCAGCGGCCCGCCGGTATCCGGCATCGGCTTCGCCATACCGATCAACGACGCCGAGAAGATCCTCGCTCACCTCGGCCCGTCGGCATGACCACTTCAAGCGAACCCAGCGGGCCTGGTCGGCGTGCGCACGACCCGATCGGAGGCCGTCGCCGCCCTCGTGATCCCGGTGGACTGGACCGCCTCGGTTCTCCGCAACTACCGCCCTATCTATTCGGTGGTGCGGCGCGTTGAAGCTCGCGCTCGGTCTCAGCGATGAGGCGGCGGGCCAGTTCGCTTTCGGCAGCAGCGACGACCGCTGAGATGTGGTGGGGATACATCCGCGCACGGATCGCAGCCATGCGGGTGAGGTCACCAGTCATTTGTGCGTGCAGCAGTTGGGTGAGGATCTGTTCGGCCTGGGCGGTGGTCAGCTCCGGCACGGGCTCCGCGACCCAGTACCAACAGGCGTCAACCTGGTGCGGCCAGCCCGGGACCCACACGAGGTCACGCCCCAAATAGGCGTTGGCCCAAACGCAGGCTTCACCAGCGTCCACCGGTCCGGTGATCCCGACCATGTGCCCATCGACATGGAGTTGCCAGCAGCGGTCCGGCTCGGTGTAGAAGATCAGTTCTGAGCGATACCAGGCTGGGTTACCCCACTGGGACTCTCTGTCCGTGGTCATGGCGGCCCCCTCCTCGAGCCTGGAAAGGCGCCGATGAGCGGTGGCCCGCCGGCGCGGGCGCAGGATCTCTTGCGTGGGCTCCGAGAGCCGCAACTCACCACGTCAAGGATCCGTCGTGCCCCTCGGCCACATCGACTGGATGAGGTGACACTCACCGAAGCACGCTCACTGCGGTCCTCTGCGAGCCAGTCGGCGTCTGGTGCGGTGACGACTACCTCGATAACGTCATGCAGGCTGGGGCTCGTCGGCTCTTGCGCGGTGAGGACAAGCTGTCCGGGGGAACAGGTCGTCGACGAGCTCGACCACGCCGACGCCACCGGCGGCTCCGGCCAGCTCGACAAGCACGGCCGTCGTCGGCTGCTGTCCGGCCCCGCGGTGGCGGGGTATCTGGCGAAGTACGCCACGAAGGTGACCGAGGCGGCCGGCCACACTCCCGCAAGATCACCGATGAGTCCATCGACTCTTACGCCAACGACACTCACCCCGGTCGGCTCATCGAGGCGTGCTGGCGACTCAGCGAGCAAGGCGACCAACCGGCCGTGGTCGTGGAAGTCGATCGGCCTGACCGGAAACTTTGGCGCTCCAGCGCAAGTCCGATCGGTCGATGCGTACGCGGCGGCGTTGGCGGCGCTGTCGAGTCGTGCGAGCTCCACGCCGAAGCTGCGCAATGGCCGAGGCGAGGCGATCCAGGCACTGCGGCTCGTGCGCCGTTCGGGGGTCAAGGCACCTACTCAGGCAGTCAACCAGCTAAAGGCTTTGGTGATGTCGGCACCGGACGAGCTGGTGAGCGTCTGCGTGATCTGTCGACCACGATGTTGATCCGTACCTGCGCCGGGATGTAACCACCCGGGCGGATTAGCAACCCCGCGACCGCGACCAAACTGCGATGAGAACGCTGCTCCCCCTGGGGTTCGACGGGCACACTCGGCTGAGTCTCGGTGCAGGGCTGGGCGGCGTGATCGACGCCGATCGGCTGGAACCACGGGGGCTGGATAGGCCCGTCTAGACTGCTGTCTGTAGGGGGGTGGGCAAAGCGCCTTCCACCGAATCCCATGATCACACCACATAGTCCCTCTCAACGGGAGATCCGTCGTCGGCTGTGGCTTGAGGGCACCGCCGAGCTGACCCGCGCGCTGTTGGGTGGCCTTGGCATCCACGAGGCGATGAACATGCTCACTCAGCGGATGCGGAGGATCTCCGCTGCGGACTTTGTCGCCGTAGTCCTGGTCGATCAGGCCGACCCTGCCAGCGTGGTCTATGAGGCGGTCGAGGGACTCGGCATCAAGCACGGTATGGGCACCCGGCTTCCGCGCCGGGGCCTGACGGCCGCAACGCTCAGGACCGGGGAGCCGCTCCTCATCGCGGATTTGCCCAGCGATGAGCGGTTCGACCCACCGGATGCCTGGCGGAACACGTTGCGGGAGATCGGCCCAGCCGTGTTCATGCCGCTGATCGCCGAAGGGATTCCCCAGGGCGCACTCATCGTCGGATGGCGGCGGGCATCGGGCCAGGAGCATTTCGATACCGAAGAGACAACCCAGTTGCAGATCTTCGCCGATTACGCAGCCTTGGCACTACAACGGGTCCGGGACCAAGAACAACGTAGACGTCGCGACCGCTGGTTGGAGACCACAGCGGGGATGGCTCGCCTTCTGCTGGGTGAGGTCGACCGCGACGACGCGATGCGTATGATGGTCCGCCAGCTGCGCGGTGCTGTCGGCGCCGATGTGGTCGGGGTTATTCTGGTCGACCCCATCGATCCGACCTCCGCGAGAGCCATCATCTTCGAGGGCTTGGGCCGGCCTGTCCCGCCGGGACGGCGGCTTCCCATGCAGGGCCTGGTCCCCCAGGTGATCAAATCGGGTGAGCGGGTCGTCAGTTTTTACTACACCAGGGAGCCCGGCTACCAACCACCCGCGGAGTGGGCGGAGGCCCTGTCCGACGTCGGGCTGGGGATGCTGATTCCGCTGCTGTCGGACAACAACACCTTCGGCGTGCTGTTCGCCGCCTGGCGACGCGGCTCACCCCTTGAGCACTCCGCCGCGAACGAGGTCGAGCAGGTCCAGACCTTCGCCGATCTGACCGCTCTCGCACTCCACCGGGTGCGTAGCCAAAACGACCGTGCGCAACTGCTCCTGCTCCAAGACCGCGACCGGATCGCCC from Actinopolymorpha sp. NPDC004070 includes the following:
- a CDS encoding GAF domain-containing protein, which codes for MITPHSPSQREIRRRLWLEGTAELTRALLGGLGIHEAMNMLTQRMRRISAADFVAVVLVDQADPASVVYEAVEGLGIKHGMGTRLPRRGLTAATLRTGEPLLIADLPSDERFDPPDAWRNTLREIGPAVFMPLIAEGIPQGALIVGWRRASGQEHFDTEETTQLQIFADYAALALQRVRDQEQRRRRDRWLETTAGMARLLLGEVDRDDAMRMMVRQLRGAVGADVVGVILVDPIDPTSARAIIFEGLGRPVPPGRRLPMQGLVPQVIKSGERVVSFYYTREPGYQPPAEWAEALSDVGLGMLIPLLSDNNTFGVLFAAWRRGSPLEHSAANEVEQVQTFADLTALALHRVRSQNDRAQLLLLQDRDRIARDISDAVLQRLFATALRLRTAYDKCPEQQVQQSILAAIRELDEINEEIRSAIFRIRPDEAGE